The Podospora pseudocomata strain CBS 415.72m chromosome 3, whole genome shotgun sequence genome window below encodes:
- a CDS encoding hypothetical protein (EggNog:ENOG503P7N7; COG:S) encodes MSTSKPSPPTRMLFRGSSSTLSAPEVSSVAVTAITFQPQDGTSSPASRSRTESVTSTPSSSFLSKGKSPLSLLSGPSTSGPSTSTTVIGSNHTSPPLSLPQPPVFPSSSQPQSQPHLPPPPSHHHPPPSVNNSSLQHPSRSSSHPFPVTAPPDPKAIDQARTALLATLSNYFDREITPRAQFLHQNNAAIEKQQSDLIKATQSLKKENDKLAKMADTYGKKVKEVGNVQNWAEMLEREFLILEDTLRRAKEGNTSDEEEEGSWTGSESCWSGSEDEGEGDWDRGEGEGARPEEVPLPEPEPGEGGL; translated from the coding sequence ATGTCGACATCGAAACCGTCACCGCCAACGAGGATGCTGTTCCGGGGTAGCTCATCGACGTTGTCAGCGCCGGAAGTGAGCAGTGTAGCCGTCACGGCGATCACTTTTCAACCGCAAGATGgcacatcatcaccggcgtCAAGATCACGAACCGAGTCTGTCACTTCcacgccgtcgtcgtcgttttTGTCAAAGGGGAAGTCACCTTTATCGCTGTTATCAGGACCCTCAACATCAGGACCCTCAACGTCAACAACCGTCATCGGCAGCAAccacacctcccctcccctctcactACCACAGCCGCCGGTCTTTCCCTCGTCGTCACAACCACAATCCCAgcctcacctcccaccacccccgtcccatcaccaccctcccccttcagTGAACAACTCttccctccaacacccttcccgctcctcctcccaccccttccccgtcaCAGCACCCCCAGACCCAAAAGCAATAGACCAAGCccgcaccgccctcctcgccaccctcTCAAACTACTTCGACAGGGAGATTACCCCCCGCGCCCAGTTCCTACACCAAAACAACGCCGCCATCGAAAAGCAGCAGTCTGATCTGATAAAAGCGACCCAAAGCCTGAAAAAGGAAAACGACAAGCTCGCAAAGATGGCAGACACGTACGGGAAAAAGGTAAAAGAGGTGGGGAATGTGCAGAACTGGGCCGAGATGCTCGAGCGGGAGTTTTTAATACTGGAGGACACGCTGAGGAGAGCCAAGGAAGGGAACACgagtgacgaggaggaggaggggagttgGACGGGGAGTGAAAGTTGTTGGAGTGGGAGTGAGgacgaaggggagggggattgggacaggggtgagggagaaggggcaaggccggaggaggtgccgttgccggagccggagccgggagagggagggttatAA
- a CDS encoding hypothetical protein (EggNog:ENOG503NVYP; COG:B; COG:K; COG:L): MSLEAIGAPASEPTIFMDINPPVVVVAAADSSKPLGLNSPPDSNNAMTLDGSDSELSDIDEVADKLDGKLELNDAIQDEIRLETEPAPAPANETQQNEPEAQPGPAVEEAEDIGEVLPDHWSGTVPVFKPTMKQFQDFKVFMTKVDKYGMKSGIIKIIPPQEWKDSLPPYDDMVKQVRVREPIKQEIMGSNGTYRQVNILHQRSYNLPQWRQLCEQSEHQPPARRGERRANAEKKPSTRSRAAANSGAPRPAAAPAKKRGRGGRATRASARTAKNEPAEEEERPMTPVSPVPEKEEVVDSVEQDPGVKEEEQCDEDDGAPAPRRMGFSRQGKPKMQSVSARRKYVRREGSAMIDEAAFKDWDYRMDVSDFTPERCEELERIYWKTLTYASPLYGADLLGTLFSEDVKLWNLNKLPNLLDVLGTKVPGVNTAYLYLGMWKATFAWHLEDVDLYSINYLHFGAPKQWYSISQADARRFEAAMKNIWPTEAKSCDQFLRHKGFLISPAHLKQHYNITVNKCVSYPGEFVVTYPYGYHSGYNLGYNCAEAVNFALDSWLPMGKIAKRCQCAQAQDSVWVDVYEIERKLRGEETEYEETEDEDEDEDDDDGDIELNGGLPSPPHSHGVRVRAPGRKRKRGANDKDGSERRAKKVRVRVKPHIEPPCCLCPNDIPGAEIMSTDDGRKAHRMCALYLPETYIEEVDGQEIIANIGGINKDRLELKCLYCRSKKGACFQCSQKKCHRSYHATCAAAAGVFVEESEVPVFGEDGTEYKEQAFEFSCRFHRTKRDRKAQGGVLEDDPRVREVAAALKQNDICQLQYFRGEIFAGVVVENRADEEMLLLDVIPNGDRVEVEWKWLLLPDPADYRLPKASANAIPMPTCRKAKQEINAKRAVDEVPRKNDEFGTGLVWAEFHTSDPIRNRQQVKIDFAKENQVWHYLGKTSTEAKAQYTENIARPQHNLKSNFLDSIPKPVSAVPVSLLPQQVRSRTFTAAYPGQVPFAGGFSAISHHGTPLGPLAPKQPKPYMYKPKNSIEPLSQPVQFMPHKFALNPAPPAAPFLQMQHHQQQQQHQYIQPHQMHYQQPIQPAPAPVQRHPMPPPPQPHPQHTFQQQVFQLQPAPSPPAQQQPQPPPRLQVKHYQPPLKESRKKSSSTSYSSERFTPVGGSNGFPQLPGLTWPPAHMKSGQYNQPPRDWPQSAADRPPMTLAMKPKGPGEGQPQIHAYQKYAFFQVHHNRDPVRYQTPYGPGGGFVNGYERNHRAFLMQAQQALNGGKKKAPMRTLPPLQQTKSIQPQATPSPGPGGRPQGGYSSPYAQILPRPDTASSQQSPFTFDNLRTGFSPSPVSPYQQHQGFSVPTTPTSSSTYEMKQPVSAPLHPAINPQYGTSFQQQPPSGGNDQTNQQTWSASSQVSTPVPIPQQRPINSAPPPPKPAFTKQSHSPIPLPPYVRQMTNGQKSSPLSKPPEQAAPQQTMPMPQPQYLSHTPSGMSTMQSYSYPEPQSGPALENGWRPGSDPMVMATTPSPTTQASTHYQQMSTPEQHQQQSADMTYPPPPTPDGDPQKELTKRIMLSLRRASQQMGPLNL, translated from the exons ATGTCCCTCGAAGCGATTGGCGCTCCAGCGTCTGAGCCTACGATTTTCATGGATATTAATCCGcccgtcgttgtcgttgccgCTGCCGACAGCTCAAAGCCCCTTGGTTTAAACTCGCCTCCCGACAGCAACAATGCCATGACTCTCGACGGTAGCGACTCGGAGCTCAGCGATATTGACGAGGTTGCCGACAAGCTTGACGGCAAACTTGAACTCAACGACGCGATCCAAGACGAAATCAGACTGGAGACGGagcctgctcctgctcctgcaaACGAAACACAACAAAATGAACCGGAGGCACAACCAGGACCAGCggttgaggaggcggaagatATTGGCGAGGTCCTTCCCGACCACTGGTCCGGTACTGTTCCGGTGTTTAAGCCAACAATGAAGCAATTCCAGGACTTCAAAGTCTTC ATGACCAAAGTCGACAAGTACGGCATGAAGTCTGGAATCATTAAAATCATTCCGCCCCAAGAATGGAAGGATTCGTTACCTCCATATGACGACATGGTGAAGCAGGTCAGGGTGCGCGAACCGATCAAGCAAGAGATCATGGGATCCAATGGCACGTATAGACAGGTCAACATTCTTCACCAGCGATCCTACAATCTGCCGCAATGGAGACAGCTCTGCGAACAGAGCGAACACCAACCTCCTGCGAGACGAGGCGAGCGCCGTGCCAATGCCGAAAAGAAGCCATCCACCCGATCACGCGCCGCTGCCAACTCTGGCGCCCCCAGGCCGGCTGCCGCTCCAGCCAAAAAGCGTGGCAGAGGAGGTAGAGCAACACGCGCTTCGGCCAGGACGGCGAAGAATGAGccagccgaggaggaggagcggccAATGACACCTGTGTCTCCGGTGCCCGAGAAGGAAGAAGTCGTGGACTCTGTCGAGCAGGACCCGGGTGTcaaagaggaggaacagtgtgacgaagatgatggcgCGCCAGCACCGCGTCGGATGGGTTTCTCCAGACAAGGGAAGCCCAAGATGCAATCCGTGTCTGCCCGACGGAAATACGTTCGCCGTGAAGGTTCTGCCATGATTGACGAGGCCGCGTTCAAGGACTGGGATTATCGGATGGACGTGTCCGACTTCACCCCGGAGCGCTGTGAGGAGTTGGAAAGGATTTACTGGAAGACGCTCACATATGCCTCGCCACTGTACGGCGCTGACCTTCTCGGTACACTATTCAGTGAGGATGTCAAGCTTTGGAACCTGAACAAGCTGCCGAATCTGTTGGATGTTCTGGGTACCAAGGTTCCCGGTGTCAACACTGCTTATCTCTATCTCGGCATGTGGAAGGCAACGTTTGCATGGCATTTGGAGGACGTGGATCTCTACAGCATCAACTACTTGCATTTCGGCGCACCAAAACAATGGTACAGTATCTCTCAAGCCGACGCGCGACGATTCGAGGCGGCCATGAAGAATATTTGGCCAACGGAGGCCAAATCTTGTGACCAATTCCTCAGGCACAAAGGCTTCCTGATCTCGCCTGCTCATCTCAAGCAACACTATAACATTACCGTCAACAAGTGCGTTTCGTACCCTGGCGAGTTCGTGGTGACGTATCCCTATGGTTATCATTCTGGCTATAACCTCGGTTACAATTGCGCTGAGGCCGTCAACTTTGCCCTGGACAGCTGGCTGCCAATGGGCAAGATTGCCAAAAGATGCCAGTGTGCTCAGGCACAGGACAGCGTATGGGTAGATGTTTACGAGATCGAGAGGAAGCTCCGTGGCGAGGAAACCGAGTATGAGGAGACagaagatgaggacgaggatgaggacgacgacgacggtgaTATCGAACTGAATGGCGGGCTTCCGAGTCCCCCTCACAGCCATGGTGTCCGGGTTAGAGCTCCGGGCAGAAAGCGTAAGAGGGGAGCAAACGACAAAGATGGATCGGAGAGAAGAGCCAAGAAGGTTCGCGTGCGTGTCAAGCCCCACATCGAACCCCCGTGCTGCCTCTGTCCCAACGACATCCCCGGGGCCGAAATCATGTCGACGGACGATGGTCGCAAAGCGCATCGCATGTGCGCTCTCTACCTTCCCGAGACTTATATTGAGGAAGTCGATGGACAAGAAATCATTGCCAATATTGGAGGTATCAACAAGGACCGCCTGGAGCTCAAGTGCTTGTATTGCCGTTCCAAGAAGGGCGCGTGCTTCCAGTGTTCTCAGAAGAAATGCCACAGGTCGTATCACGCGACTTGCGCGGCAGCTGCGGGAGTGTTTGTGGAGGAGTCCGAAGTGCCGGTgtttggtgaggatgggacTGAGTACAAAGAACAGGCGTTCGAGTTCAGCTGCCGTTTCCACCGGACCAAGCGAGACAGAAAGGCTCAGGGCGGTGTCTTGGAGGACGACCCGAGAGTGCGGGAGGTGGCAGCTGCACTCAAGCAGAATGACATATGCCAGCTGCAGTACTTCCGAGGCGAGATCTttgctggtgtggtggtggagaaccGTGCGGATGAAGagatgcttcttcttgatgtcATTCCGAATGG CGATCGAGTTGAGGTTGAATGGaagtggctgctgctgcccgaCCCCGCGGATTACCGTTTGCCCAAAGCTTCGGCCAATGCGATCCCGATGCCGACGTGCAGAAAAGCGAAGCAGGAGATCAATGCCAAACGCGCCGTCGACGAGGTCCCACGAAAGAACGACGAGTTCGGCACTGGGCTTGTCTGGGCCGAATTCCACACCAGCGATCCCATCAGAAACCGCCAGCAGGTCAAGATTGACTTTGCCAAAGAAAACCAAGTCTGGCACTACCTGGGAAAGACGTCGACAGAAGCCAAGGCTCAGTACACCGAGAACATCGCCAGGCCTCAGCACAATCTCAAGAGCAACTTTTTAGACTCGATTCCCAAACCAGTCTCGGCGGTTCCCGTGTCTTTGCTACCTCAGCAGGTCCGCAGCAGGACATTCACGGCGGCATACCCAGGCCAGGTTCCGTTTGCTGGCGGATTTTCAGCCATTTCACACCACGGAACACCGTTGGGACCATTGGCTCCTAAGCAACCAAAGCCCTACATGTACAAACCTAAGAATTCTATCGAGCCACTGTCCCAGCCTGTGCAATTTATGCCGCACAAGTTTGCACTTAACCCAGCTCCGCCGGCGGCACCTTTCTTGCAGatgcagcaccaccagcagcagcagcagcatcagtACATCCAGCCACACCAGATGCATTACCAGCAGCCCATCCAACCTGCGCCTGCCCCTGTGCAACGGCATCCAatgccccctccacctcaacctcatcctcagcatACCTTCCAGCAGCAAGTCTTCCAGCTTCAGCctgccccttctccacctgctcagcagcagccgcaacctcctcctcggctgcaAGTCAAGCACTACCAGCCGCCCCTGAAGGAATCCCGGAAGAAGAGTTCGTCGACATCCTATTCGTCGGAACGTTTCACGCCCGTCGGAGGTAGTAATGGATTCCCgcagcttcctggcttgaCCTGGCCCCCCGCTCACATGAAATCAGGGCAATACAATCAGCCTCCTAGAGACTGGCCTCAATCTGCGGCAGACAGGCCGCCCATGACTTTGGCGATGAAGCCCAAGGGTCCTGGAGAGGGGCAGCCGCAGATCCATGCGTACCAAAAGTACGCGTTTTTCCAAGTTCATCACAACAG GGATCCAGTCAGATATCAGACTCCTTATGGGCCAGGAGGAGGCTTCGTCAACGGCTACGAGCGTAACCATCGCGCATTTTTGATGCAAGCTCAGCAGGCCTTGAACGGAGGCAAGAAGAAAGCGCCAATGAGGACACTTCCTCCCCTGCAGCAGACCAAGAGCATCCAACCACAAGCTACCCCATCGCCTGGACCAGGTGGTCGGCCACAGGGCGGATACTCATCTCCATATGCGCAGATTCTGCCCCGCCCCGACACTGCAAGCAGCCAACAGTCGCCATTCACTTTTGACAACTTAAGAACGGGGTTCTCGCCGTCGCCCGTGTCACCctaccagcagcaccaaggGTTCTCAGTGCCCACGACACCTACGAGCTCATCAACGTACGAGATGAAGCAGCCAGTATCAGCTCCACTGCATCCTGCCATCAACCCACAGTACGGGACTTCgttccagcaacaaccaccatcagGTGGAAATgaccaaaccaaccaacagacaTGGTCTGCGAGTTCTCAAGTATCAACGCCTGTACCTATCCCCCAGCAGCGACCGATAAACTCCGCACCTCCGCCCCCTAAGCCAGCTTTTACCAAACAAAGTCATAGCCCGATTCCTCTGCCACCGTATGTTAGGCAGATGACAAATGGCCAAAAGTCATCACCTCTGAGCAAACCACCGGAGCAGGCGGCGCCTCAGCagacgatgccgatgccCCAACCTCAGTACCTGTCGCATACTCCGTCTGGAATGTCTACTATGCAAAGCTACTCATATCCTGAGCCTCAGTCTGGACCGGCTCTTGAGAACGGATGGAGACCAGGTTCTGACCCTATGGTGATggcaacaaccccaagcccaacGACCCAGGCATCCACGCACTATCAACAAATGTCGACTCCAGAgcaacatcagcaacagTCGGCAGACATGACGtatcctccaccgccaacacctGACGGGGATCCGCAGAAAGAACTTACCAAGAGGATAATGCTCAGCCTTAGGCGGGCAAGTCAGCAAATGGGGCCGCTGAACCTGtag
- the TSC13 gene encoding Very-long-chain enoyl-CoA reductase (BUSCO:EOG09263FR7; COG:I; EggNog:ENOG503NXAI) has protein sequence MAAELSLKLTNRVPKKPIKKLAPSVELPRDATVEDAKKIVARASGFSDFNRIGLFNPADGKILKDRKALIRNEEGVIKAGELVVKDLGPQVAWRTVFVIEYFGPILFHAFIPLIRPYLYSIFPGQFKYISESATPITKVQWLLFALFHIHFLKREYETLFVHKFSANTMPARNIVRNSAFYWIMAGLLCALDIYAPGNLSARDELVPLDYFGLALFTFGEVCNWIVHQHLASLRKPGGTEKGIPNCIGSNLVTSPNYMFEVTAWVGVILISRSWAVVVFICTGIIYMRDWSRGKEKALRKEFGDRYKNKRYTMLPGLI, from the exons atggCGGCCGAACTCTCCctcaagctcaccaaccGGGTGCCCAAAAAACccatcaagaagctcgcCCCCTCGGTCGAGCTCCCCCGCGACGCCACCGTCGAGGACGCCAAAAAGATTGTCGCCCGCGCCTCTGGCTTCTCCGACTTCAACCGCATCGGTCTCTTCAACCCCGCCGACGGCAAGATCCTCAAGGACCGCAAGGCTCTGATCCGCAatgaggagggtgtcatCAAGGCCGGCGAGTTGGTCGTCAAGGACCTTG GTCCTCAAGTAGCCTGGCGCACCGTCTTCGTAATCGAATACTTCGgccccatcctcttccacgccttcatccccctcatccgtCCCTACCTCTACTCCATCTTCCCAGGCCAGTTCAAGTACATCTCCGAGTCCGCCACGCCCATCACAAAGGTCCAATGgctcctcttcgccctctTCCACATCCACTTCCTCAAGCGCGAGTACGAGACCCTCTTCGTCCACAAGTTCTCGGCCAACACCATGCCCGCCCGCAACATCGTCCGCAACTCGGCCTTTTACTGGATCATGGCCGGCCTCCTCTGCGCTCTCGACATCTACGCCCCTGGCAACCTCTCTGCCCGTGACGAGCTCGTCCCCCTGGACTATTTCGGCTTGGCCTTGTTCACGTTTGGTGAGGTTTGCAACTGGATCGTGCACCAGCACTTGGCTAGCTTGCGCAAGCCAGGTGGAACGGAAAAGGGCATCCCGAATTGTATCGGGAGCAACTTGGTCACGAGCCCGAATTACATGTTTGAGGTTACGGCTTGGGTGGGTGTCATCTTGATCAGCAGGAgctgggcggtggtggtgtttatcTGCACGGGGATTATTTACATGAGGGATTGGtcgagggggaaggagaaggcgttgaggaaggagtttGGGGACCGGTATAAGAATAAGAGGTACACCATGTTGCCTGGCCTTATTTAG
- the MTR4 gene encoding ATP-dependent RNA helicase mtr4 (COG:A; EggNog:ENOG503NV71) — translation MDDLFDVFEQQPRAPKKRKAPADQSQDVEMTDGTDHAASQADQSIKTEDASPAEEHHPQEMSHGDMKRQKLEGEPEPAAPVMADSFQTAQSREVNAAAGFAPGEEGESIVLSHNIQHQVALPPDLDYEYIPLSEHKAPEEPARVYPFKLDPFQALSVASIERGESVLVSAHTSAGKTVVAEYAIAQCLKRNQRVIYTSPIKALSNQKYRDFQAEFGDVGLMTGDVTINPTASCLVMTTEILRSMLYRGSEIMREVAWVVFDEIHYMRDKTRGVVWEETIILLPDKVRYVFLSATIPNAFQFAEWIAKIHRQACHVVYTDFRPTPLQNYFFPAGGKGIFLIVDEKGNFKENNFQHAMNLIEANKGSDPADWSAKRKGKGKDKKTNKGGDAPNETADIAKIIRMIVKKKFQPVIVFNFSKRDCEQMALKSSHMKFNAPDEELMVDKVFENALQQLSDEDKNLAQITNILPLLRKGIGVHHSGLLPILKETIEILFQEGLIKVLFATETFSIGLNMPARTVVFTQVTKWDGVARRPLTSSEYIQMAGRAGRRGLDDRGIVIMMVDDKLDPDTAKSVVVGHQDRLNSAFHLGYNMILNLLRIEAISPEFMLERCFFQFQNAASVPQLEKELTALQEEKDAMLLPDESTVKDYYHLREQLKELTKDMTSVIHHPANCMEFMQPGRVIQIETPDGVNFGWGVLFDTVARKAPKHGESDYPPQEQYFCDVLLKLSKESKSFNPAVRETSKKGGKFIMPEGQIPEQADEDGEWEVVPCLLSCVKSLSQLRVFLPKDVRSREEKENVGKSLLEIQRRFADGIPIMDPIENMNIRDDSFRKLLRKIEVLESRLLANPLHNSPLLPRLYEEFEAKTKLTEQIKEKRKAIGKAHTIAQLDELKSRKRVLRRLGFIDEKEVVQMKARVACEISSTEGHELLLAELLFNRFFNELTPEVTAAILSVFIFDEKVETDALKEELAKPFREVQAQAKIIAKVSAESKLDVNEEEYVNSLKWQLMETVMAWANGRPFAEISKMTNAYEGSLIRLFRRLEELLRQMAEAAKVMGSDELKEKFEAALGKIRRDIVSFNSLYL, via the exons ATGGACGACCTATTCGACGTCTtcgagcagcagcctcgcgctcccaagaagcgcaaggccCCAGCCGACCAGAGTCAAGATGTTGAAATGACCGATGGCACCGACCATGCCGCTTCCCAGGCTGATCAGTCCATCAAAACCGAGGATGCATCGCCCGCTGAAGAACACCACCCGCAAGAGATGTCGCACGGCGATATGAAGCGCCAGAAGCTCGAGGGTGAGCCAGAACCTGCCGCGCCTGTCATGGCCGATTCCTTCCAGACGGCCCAGTCAAGAGAAGTCAATGCCGCTGCAGGCTTTGCTCctggcgaagagggagagtCTATCGTCCTGTCGCATAATATCCAGCATCAGGTCGCGCTCCCCCCTGACCTCGACTACGAGTACATCCCTCTTTCCGAGCACAAGGCTCCCGAAGAGCCCGCCCGAGTGTACCCCTTCAAGCTCGATCCCTTCCAGGCCCTGTCCGTCGCCTCGATCGAGCGCGGCGAGAGTGTGCTCGTTTCGGCTCACACATCTGCCGGCAAGACGGTCGTCGCCGAATATGCCATTGCGCAGTGTCTCAAGCGCAATCAGAGAGTCATTTACACGAGTCCCATCAAGGCCCTCAGCAACCAAAAGTACCGCGACTTCCAGGCCgagtttggtgatgttggtctCATGACCGGAGatgtcaccatcaacccaaccGCCAGTTGCTTGGTCATGACAACCGAAATTTTGCGATCCATGCTGTACCGAGGTTCCGAAATCATGCGTGAAGTTGCCTGGGTCGTCTTCGATGAAATCCATTACATGCGCGACAAGACTCGTGGTGTGGTCTGGGAAGagaccatcatcctccttcccGACAAGGTCCGATACGTCTTCCTGTCCGCCACTATTCCCAACGCCTTCCAGTTCGCCGAATGGATCGCCAAGATCCATCGTCAAGCCTGCCACGTTGTCTATACCGATTTCAGACCGACACCATTACAAAACTACTTCTTCCCCGCCGGTGGCAAGGGTATCTTCCTGATCGTTGACGAAAAGGGTAACTTCAAGGAGAACAATTTCCAGCATGCCATGAACTTGATCGAGGCCAACAAGGGCTCCGATCCTGCCGACTGGAGcgcgaagaggaagggaaagggcaaggacaagaaaaCCAACAAGGGTGGCGATGCCCCGAACGAAACAGCCGACATCGCCAAAATCATCAGAATGATTGTCAAAAAGAAGTTTCAGCCAGTTATTGTTTTCAATTTCAGCAAGCGGGATTGCGAGCAGATGGCTCTCAAGAGTTCCCACATGAAGTTCAACGCGCccgacgaggagctcatGGTCGACAAGGTCTTTGAAAACGCCCTTCAGCAGCTGTCGGACGAAGACAAAAACCTCGCTCAAATTACCAAcattcttccccttctccgcaAGGGCATAGGTGTCCATCACTCCGGTCTCCTGCCTATCCTCAAGGAGACCATCGAGATTTTGTTCCAGGAGGGTTTGATCAAGGTGTTGTTCGCCACAGAAACATTCTCTATCGGCCTGAACATGCCTGCCAGGACCGTCGTTTTCACACAAGTCACGAAGTGGGACGGTGTAGCCAGGCGACCGCTCACTTCCTCCGAGTACATTCAGATGGCTGGCAGAGCCGGTCGTCGTGGTCTCGATGACCGCGGTATCGTCATTATGATGGTTGACGACAAGCTAGATCCTGATACTGCCAAGTCCGTCGTTGTCGGCCACCAGGACCGCCTCAACTCGGCGTTCCATCTTGGCTACAACATGATCCTCAACCTATTGCGTATCGAGGCCATCTCCCCTGAATTTATGCTCGAGAGGTGTTTCTTCCAGTTCCAGAACGCCGCTAGCGTGCCCCAGTTGGAAAAGGAACTCACTGCTCtgcaagaggagaaggatgcgATGTTGCTCCCCGATGAGAGCACGGTGAAGGACTACTATCATCTCCGCGAGCAGCTTAAGGAGCTGACCAAGGACATGACTTCCGTCATTCACCACCCTGCCAACTGCATGGAGTTCATGCAGCCCGGTCGCGTCATCCAGATTGAGACTCCAGACGGCGTTAATTTCGGCTGGGGAGTCTTGTTCGACACTGTGGCCCGCAAGGCCCCCAAGCATGGCGAATCTGACTACCCGCCACAGGAGCAGTACTTCTGTGATGTTCTTCTCAAGCTCTCCAAGGAGAGCAAATCCTTCAATCCTGCAGTCAGGGAAACTAGCAAGAAGGGCGGCAAGTTTATCATGCCGGAAGGTCAGATTCCAGAACAAGCAGACgaagatggggagtgggaagTTGTGCCTTGCCTCCTGTCCTGCGTCAAGTCTCTGAGCCAGCTCCGtgtcttcctccccaaggATGTTAGGTCAcgagaggagaaggaaaacgTCGGCAAGTCTCTGCTGGAAATTCAGCGCCGTTTCGCGGATGGGATCCCCATCATGGACCCGATCGAGAACATGAACATCAGAGATGACAGCTTTAGGAAGCTTCTCAGAAAGATCGAGGTCTTGGAGTCGAGGCTGCTTGCCAATCCCCTTCACAACTCGCCGTTATTGCCCCGGTTGtacgaggagtttgaggccAAGACCAAGTTGACGgagcagatcaaggagaagaggaaggcgattGGTAAGGCTCACACGATTGCTCAGCTTGACGAGCTCAAGTCACGGAAGAGGGTGCtgcggaggttggggtttatcgatgagaaggaggttgtgcAGATGAAGGCGAGGGTGGCGTGCGAGATTTCGTCTACAGAGGGGCATGAGTTGCTGCTGGCGGAGTTGCTTTTCAATCGGTTCTTCAACGAGCTCACCCCAGAGGTTACGGCCGCCATCCTCAGCGTGTTCATCTTTGACGAAAAGGTTGAGACGGACGCGctgaaggaggagttggcgaAGCCGTTTAGGGAGGTGCAGGCTCAGGCGAAGATTATTGCCAAGGTCAGCGCCGAGAGCAAGTTGGATGTGAATGAGGAGGAGTATGTCAATAGCTTGAAGTGGCAGTTGATGGAGACGGTGATGGCTTGGGCGAATGGGAGGCCGTTTGCTGAGATCAG CAAAATGACTAATGCTTATGAAGGCTCCCTGATCCGGCTGTTTAGacggttggaggagctgcttAGGCAGATGGCTGAGGCGGCCAAGGTGATGGGGAGTGATGAGCTCAAGGAAAAGTTTGAGGCGGCGTTGGGCAAGATTAGGAGGGATATTGTTTCTTTTAACTCTCTTTATCTCTAG